From a single Piliocolobus tephrosceles isolate RC106 chromosome 21, ASM277652v3, whole genome shotgun sequence genomic region:
- the DDX49 gene encoding probable ATP-dependent RNA helicase DDX49 isoform X1, producing MPGFAELGLSSWLVAQCQQLGLKQPTPVQLGCIPAILEGRDCLGCAKTGSGKTAAFVLPILQKLSEDPYGIFCLVLTPTRELAYQIAEQFRVLGKPLGLKDCIIVGGMDMVAQALELSRKPHVVIATPGRLADHLRSSNTFSIKKIRFLVMDEADRLLEQGCTDFTVDLEAILAAVPARRQTLLFSATLTDTLRELQGLATNQPFFWEAQAPVSTVEQLDQRYLLVPEKVKDAYLVHLIQRFQDEHEDWSIIIFTNTCKTCQILCMMLRKFSFPTVALHSMMKQKERFAALAKFKSSIYRILIATDVASRGLDIPTVQVVINHNTPGLPKIYIHRVGRTARAGRQGQAITLVTQYDIHLVHAIEEQIKKKLEEFSVEEAEVLQILTQVNVVRRECEIKLEAAHFDEKKEINKRKQLILEGKDPDLEAKRKAELAKIKQKNRRFKEKVEETLKRQKAGRVGHKGHPPRAPPGSHSGSVPSQGPA from the exons ATGCCAGGCTTCGCGGAGCTCGGGCTGTCGTCGTGGctagtggcacaatgtcagcagCTGGGTTTGAAGCAGCCCACGCCCGTGCAGCTCGGCTGCATTCCTGCCATCCTGGAGG GTCGAGACTGCTTGGGCTGTGCCAAGACAGGCAGTGGGAAGACAGCAGCATTTGTCCTTCCCATCTtgcagaagctttctgaggatcccTATGGCATCTTCTGCCTCGTCCTGACACCCACCAG GGAGCTGGCCTACCAGATCGCAGAGCAGTTCCGGGTCCTGGGGAAGCCTCTAGGGCTGAAAGACTGCATCATCGTCGGTGGCATGG acatGGTGGCCCAGGCACTGGAGCTCTCCCGGAAACCGCATGTGGTCATCGCCACACCAGGGCGCCTGGCAGATCACCTGCGCAGCTCCAACACTTTTAGTATAAAGAAGATCCGCTTCCTG GTGATGGACGAGGCAGACCGGCTGCTGGAACAGGGCTGCACTGACTTCACCGTCGACCTGGAGGCCATCCTGGCGGCTGTGCCGGCCCGCAGGCAGACACTGCTGTTCAGCGCCACGCTGACCGACACACTCCGGGAGCTGCAGGGCCTGGCCACCAACCAGCCCTTCTTCTGGGAGGCACAGGCCCC GGTAAGCACCGTGGAGCAGCTGGACCAGCGCTACCTGCTGGTGCCCGAGAAGGTCAAGGACGCCTACCTGGTCCACCTGATCCAGCGCTTCCAGGATGAGCATGAGGACTGGTCCATTATCATCTTCACCAACACGTGCAA GACCTGCCAGATCCTGTGCATGATGCTGCGCAAATTCAGCTTCCCCACCGTGGCTCTGCACTCCATGATGAAGCAG AAAGAACGCTTTGCCGCCCTAGCCAAGTTCAAGTCCAGCATCTACCGGATCCTGATCGCAACAGACGTGGCCTCCCG GGGCCTGGATATCCCTACGGTACAGGTGGTCATCAACCACAACACCCCCGGGCTCCCCAAGATCTACATCCACCGAGTTGGCCGGACGGCCCGTGCGG GGCGGCAGGGTCAAGCCATCACGCTGGTGACACAGTACGACATCCACCTGGTGCACGCCATTGAGGAGCAGATCA AGAAGAAGCTAGAGGAATTCTCTGTGGAAGAGGCCGAGGTGCTGCAGATCCTCACGCAGGTCAATGTGGTGCGAAGAGAGTGTGAGATC AAACTGGAGGCGGCCCACTTCGACGAAAAAAAGGAGATCAACAAACGGAAGCAGCTGATTCTGGAGGGGAAG GACCCTGACCTGGAGGCCAAGCGCAAGGCCGAGCTGGCCAAGATCAAGCAGAAGAACCGGCGCTTCAAGGAGAAGGTGGAGGAGACGCTGAAGCGACAGAAGGCCGGCAGGGTTGGCCACAAGGGGCATCCACCCAGGGCCCCACCTGGGTCCCACTCAGGCTCAGTCCCCTCCCAGGGCCCTGCCTGA
- the DDX49 gene encoding probable ATP-dependent RNA helicase DDX49 isoform X2, which translates to MSAAGFEAAHARAARLHSCHPGGELAYQIAEQFRVLGKPLGLKDCIIVGGMDMVAQALELSRKPHVVIATPGRLADHLRSSNTFSIKKIRFLVMDEADRLLEQGCTDFTVDLEAILAAVPARRQTLLFSATLTDTLRELQGLATNQPFFWEAQAPVSTVEQLDQRYLLVPEKVKDAYLVHLIQRFQDEHEDWSIIIFTNTCKTCQILCMMLRKFSFPTVALHSMMKQKERFAALAKFKSSIYRILIATDVASRGLDIPTVQVVINHNTPGLPKIYIHRVGRTARAGRQGQAITLVTQYDIHLVHAIEEQIKKKLEEFSVEEAEVLQILTQVNVVRRECEIKLEAAHFDEKKEINKRKQLILEGKDPDLEAKRKAELAKIKQKNRRFKEKVEETLKRQKAGRVGHKGHPPRAPPGSHSGSVPSQGPA; encoded by the exons atgtcagcagCTGGGTTTGAAGCAGCCCACGCCCGTGCAGCTCGGCTGCATTCCTGCCATCCTGGAGG GGAGCTGGCCTACCAGATCGCAGAGCAGTTCCGGGTCCTGGGGAAGCCTCTAGGGCTGAAAGACTGCATCATCGTCGGTGGCATGG acatGGTGGCCCAGGCACTGGAGCTCTCCCGGAAACCGCATGTGGTCATCGCCACACCAGGGCGCCTGGCAGATCACCTGCGCAGCTCCAACACTTTTAGTATAAAGAAGATCCGCTTCCTG GTGATGGACGAGGCAGACCGGCTGCTGGAACAGGGCTGCACTGACTTCACCGTCGACCTGGAGGCCATCCTGGCGGCTGTGCCGGCCCGCAGGCAGACACTGCTGTTCAGCGCCACGCTGACCGACACACTCCGGGAGCTGCAGGGCCTGGCCACCAACCAGCCCTTCTTCTGGGAGGCACAGGCCCC GGTAAGCACCGTGGAGCAGCTGGACCAGCGCTACCTGCTGGTGCCCGAGAAGGTCAAGGACGCCTACCTGGTCCACCTGATCCAGCGCTTCCAGGATGAGCATGAGGACTGGTCCATTATCATCTTCACCAACACGTGCAA GACCTGCCAGATCCTGTGCATGATGCTGCGCAAATTCAGCTTCCCCACCGTGGCTCTGCACTCCATGATGAAGCAG AAAGAACGCTTTGCCGCCCTAGCCAAGTTCAAGTCCAGCATCTACCGGATCCTGATCGCAACAGACGTGGCCTCCCG GGGCCTGGATATCCCTACGGTACAGGTGGTCATCAACCACAACACCCCCGGGCTCCCCAAGATCTACATCCACCGAGTTGGCCGGACGGCCCGTGCGG GGCGGCAGGGTCAAGCCATCACGCTGGTGACACAGTACGACATCCACCTGGTGCACGCCATTGAGGAGCAGATCA AGAAGAAGCTAGAGGAATTCTCTGTGGAAGAGGCCGAGGTGCTGCAGATCCTCACGCAGGTCAATGTGGTGCGAAGAGAGTGTGAGATC AAACTGGAGGCGGCCCACTTCGACGAAAAAAAGGAGATCAACAAACGGAAGCAGCTGATTCTGGAGGGGAAG GACCCTGACCTGGAGGCCAAGCGCAAGGCCGAGCTGGCCAAGATCAAGCAGAAGAACCGGCGCTTCAAGGAGAAGGTGGAGGAGACGCTGAAGCGACAGAAGGCCGGCAGGGTTGGCCACAAGGGGCATCCACCCAGGGCCCCACCTGGGTCCCACTCAGGCTCAGTCCCCTCCCAGGGCCCTGCCTGA